In the genome of Terriglobia bacterium, the window AGGCATGCTTGTATAGGACGGTGCGCCGCGGCAATCCCTTGGATAAGGCGGTCCGGAGATAATCCTGGCCGAGTTCCTCGAGCATTGCCGAGCGAACCATTCGCGTCGTCACCGCCGCCAACCCGAGCCCGAGGGTGACCGCCGGAAGGACGAGATGGCTCAATCCTCCGATGCCGGAAACCGGGAGCCACATCAGCTGGATTGAAAAAAGCAGGATCAGCAGCGGCCCCAGGGCAAAGTTGGGGAGTGAAAGTCCTAGCAGTGAAAAAAAGCTGATCCACCGATCTTGCCCGGTATTCGATTTGACGGCGGCGTGGATGCCCGCCGGGATGGAGAACAGCAAAGCGAGCACCAGGCTCGCCAGACTCAGTTCCATCGTGGCAGGATAGCGCCTGAGCAGGGTTCTCAGGACCGGTTCCTGGTACCGAAATGAGGTCCCGAGGTTCCCGTGTAACAGATTGCCCACGTAGTGAATGTACTGGACGTAAACGGGCTGATCCAACCCCAGCGCGTGCCGGAGTTGTTGGACATCGACGGGCTGGGCGCCTTCCCCCAACATTTGAAGAACG includes:
- a CDS encoding ABC transporter permease, translating into MFLIFLRRFAFMGLSIFVVVTFIFLLVHLVPGDPVLQMLGEGAQPVDVQQLRHALGLDQPVYVQYIHYVGNLLHGNLGTSFRYQEPVLRTLLRRYPATMELSLASLVLALLFSIPAGIHAAVKSNTGQDRWISFFSLLGLSLPNFALGPLLILLFSIQLMWLPVSGIGGLSHLVLPAVTLGLGLAAVTTRMVRSAMLEELGQDYLRTALSKGLPRRTVLYKHALKNSMIPIVTVVGLQFGNLLAGTFVTESIFSWPGIGRLTLQAIQFRDYPLVQGCILAIALTYIGVNFLTDLAYLLVDPRIRIE